A DNA window from Fragaria vesca subsp. vesca linkage group LG3, FraVesHawaii_1.0, whole genome shotgun sequence contains the following coding sequences:
- the LOC101298110 gene encoding coiled-coil domain-containing protein 22-like — protein sequence MEDSREILLNSLASSGVRVPYDVSSVRDLTPATLVSICGQSLNLIAKTSSFPTSLPDSSVADQFNVCMAMASGIQSLGYVGDMSFHKFLYPSEEDSCKLVRFLVERLSESSRSGSRGDLNDMGRVKEDGFESDLASQKRGEDRLAPKWDEFRLNGEEPEVLDSKGEDASGSCVANHMLQRLEEMSIDKVSSRPGDAHSSEEKQLTEEVTAKTLELKHLEEELELLKAAVAIAFDVDRPTEFYLEELNQQVDARKKHIGELKLQQEEIRRPLVEKRRCLQETLSAGNPDAQKKMQKLKQLELEKESILAAIHKREEELSQLSGDLEKQPKVASRRSYIERVKEITKNSRKQEADIEQILKDTRELQLESNSIQERLHRTYAVVDELVFREAKKDAVGRQAYRLLTSIHESFEQIREKILATDRIRREATEHEKKLASMASRSLNADKLQADLEVIRRENEYLEKSLQDK from the exons ATGGAAGACTCGCGTGAAATACTCCTAAACTCGCTCGCCAGCTCCGGCGTTCGCGTCCCATACGACGTGTCGTCTGTCCGAGACCTCACGCCGGCTACTTTAGTCTCGATCTGCGGCCAGTCCCTCAACCTCATCGCCAAAACGTCGTCGTTTCCGACTTCGCTACCTGATTCCTCCGTCGCCGACCAGTTCAACGTCTGTATGGCCATGGCCTCCGGGATCCAGAGCCTCGGCTACGTCGGCGATATGAGCTTCCACAAG TTCTTGTATCCATCTGAAGAGGACTCGTGTAAGTTGGTAAGGTTCTTGGTGGAGAGGCTTTCAGAGTCGTCCAGGAGTGGAAGCAGGGGTGATCTCAATGACATGGGGAGAGTGAAAGAAGATGGCTTTGAAAGCGATTTGGCCAGCCAAAAAAGAGGTGAGGATAGACTTGCACCCAAATGGGATGAATTCAGATTGAACGGTGAAGAGCCTGAAGTATTGGATAGCAAGGGTGAAGATGCATCCGGCAGTTGTGTTGCTAATCATATGCTGCAAAGATTGGAGGAAATGAGTATTGACAAGGTATCCAGCAGACCTGGTGACGCACATTCATCAGAG GAGAAACAGCTCACAGAGGAGGTTACTGCAAAGACTTTAGAATTGAAGCACCTTGAAGAAGAGCTGGAATTGTTAAAAGCAGCAGTAGCTATAGCATTTGATGTCGATCGTCCCACTGAATTTTACCTTGAGGAACTTAATCAGCAAGTGGATGCTCGTAAGAAACACATTGGAGAACTGAAGTTACAGCA GGAAGAAATCAGAAGGCCTTTAGTAGAGAAAAGAAGATGTCTTCAGGAGACTCTATCTGCAGGTAACCCTGATGCTCAAAAAAAGATGCAGAAGCTGAAACAGCTTGAATTGGAAAAGGAATCCATCTTAGCTGCAATTCATAAAAG GGAGGAGGAACTTTCTCAACTTTCTGGGGATCTAGAGAAGCAGCCAAAAGTAGCATCAAGGAGATCTTACATTGAAAGGGTCAAAGAGATCACAAAAAATAGTCGGAAGCAAGAAGCTGACATAGAGCAGATTTTAAAGGACACCAGGGAGCTTCAGTTAGAGAGTAATTCTATTCAAGAACGCCTCCATCGGACCTATGCTGTTGTAGATGAGCTAGTGTTTAG GGAAGCAAAGAAAGATGCAGTAGGGAGGCAAGCTTATAGGCTCCTCACTAGCATCCATGAGAGCTTTGAACAAATTCGTGAGAAGATTCTGGCAACTGATAGAATACGCCGAGAAGCAACTGAACATGAAAAGAAGCTAGCATCCATGGCTTCACGAAGCTTAAATGCAGACAAGTTACAAGCAGATCTTGAGGTCATTAGGAGGGAAAATGAGTACCTAGAGAAATCTCTCCAGGATAAATAA